One Spiroplasma sp. NBRC 100390 DNA window includes the following coding sequences:
- a CDS encoding lipoprotein, with amino-acid sequence MKRILALLGVISLVGTSAVSVVACSHPQNKVSVDDIKKELEQYTDTPFFASSSQITNIKLASELASRMTLGSYKLVVKDDTTFVQPNISDGNTVLAQSIADFKTQLAEPSAKGQLVVNNGSAVVSLQKKDSELFSVKIKWSTNELLFLASTINKINGVGETTQNIKFPLPPIMPGLDINLADLYSFLSVIQLPEELINSINLAEINNPNSDFVSKFNAVLKDISDSLGVLGLGDFLTKDASFTYQIVKDEDNDISFVGAGTVKDLLHNFAPDLIALLQWYIKEGKQKIEATHNTVLPLIQYLFSPVNNNVKENIKTEFGEANWFYTNTATNFDSLVFHLLSDYKSKPTEEDNHYIFKVVGEVKYDTGWVGKIPIPLDYVISQNLLGDKGPNVLLKVLCFKLNPTLLLTSILDVFGKNEGKGIDAVGESILQPKQWQGINDFITDKIPGINVYLGPSIMDFAGPAILRNLGLSSTEIDNNNITMIAGTVKLQFKNSNNEWENFTTILEKNGDKMVPNLTQILKATDVKISFMNVQFKVTPKDNNKIAYETNGNVNFDLWLSDLMN; translated from the coding sequence ATGAAGAGAATATTAGCTCTTTTAGGAGTAATATCGTTAGTGGGAACAAGTGCCGTTTCAGTTGTTGCTTGTAGTCATCCCCAAAATAAAGTGTCAGTTGATGACATTAAAAAAGAATTAGAACAATACACTGATACACCATTTTTTGCTTCTTCATCACAAATAACAAATATTAAATTAGCATCAGAATTAGCTAGTCGAATGACATTAGGAAGTTATAAATTAGTTGTTAAAGATGATACCACATTTGTGCAACCAAACATTTCGGATGGTAATACTGTATTGGCACAAAGCATTGCCGATTTTAAAACACAATTAGCAGAACCATCGGCAAAAGGACAATTAGTTGTAAATAATGGTAGCGCAGTTGTTAGTTTGCAAAAAAAAGATAGTGAATTATTTAGTGTTAAAATTAAGTGATCAACAAATGAATTACTATTTTTAGCAAGTACCATTAATAAAATTAATGGTGTGGGAGAAACAACACAAAATATTAAATTTCCGTTGCCACCAATCATGCCAGGATTAGATATTAACCTTGCTGATTTATATAGTTTTCTTAGTGTAATTCAACTACCAGAAGAATTAATCAATAGTATTAATTTGGCAGAAATAAATAATCCAAATTCAGATTTTGTTTCTAAGTTTAATGCTGTCTTAAAAGACATTAGTGATTCTTTAGGAGTTCTTGGACTTGGCGATTTCTTAACAAAAGATGCATCGTTTACGTATCAAATTGTTAAGGATGAGGATAATGATATTTCCTTTGTTGGAGCAGGAACTGTTAAGGACTTATTACATAATTTTGCTCCAGATCTTATTGCGTTATTACAATGATACATTAAAGAGGGAAAACAAAAAATTGAAGCAACTCATAATACTGTTTTACCATTAATACAATACTTATTCTCACCAGTTAATAATAATGTAAAAGAAAATATTAAAACTGAATTTGGTGAGGCTAATTGATTCTATACAAATACAGCAACTAATTTTGATAGTTTGGTTTTTCATTTACTATCAGATTATAAAAGTAAACCAACTGAAGAAGATAATCATTATATCTTTAAGGTTGTTGGTGAGGTAAAATATGACACAGGATGAGTAGGAAAAATACCTATACCCCTTGATTATGTTATTAGTCAAAATTTACTTGGTGATAAAGGACCTAATGTTCTTCTAAAAGTTCTTTGTTTTAAATTAAATCCAACTCTATTATTGACAAGTATTTTGGATGTTTTTGGTAAAAATGAGGGAAAAGGAATTGATGCTGTTGGGGAAAGCATTTTACAACCAAAACAATGACAAGGAATTAATGATTTTATAACAGATAAAATCCCAGGCATTAATGTTTATTTAGGACCAAGTATTATGGATTTTGCAGGACCAGCGATCTTACGTAATTTAGGTTTAAGTAGTACTGAAATAGACAACAATAATATTACAATGATTGCTGGAACAGTTAAGTTGCAATTTAAAAATAGTAATAATGAGTGAGAGAATTTTACAACAATTCTTGAAAAAAATGGTGATAAGATGGTTCCAAATTTAACTCAGATTTTAAAGGCAACTGATGTAAA
- a CDS encoding DJ-1 family glyoxalase III, whose protein sequence is MKFALFLATGFEEGEAIITTDVLRRGGITLELVSIMKKLEVVSAHNVTITADKLIEDVKYEDYDGFVLPGGRLGVDNLTKSEMLKDWLLKANSDQKTIAAVCAAPQILGHLGILDNKEATSYPGCTKGMEKAIYNDEMAAITDGHVITGASVGSTMNFALAIADRVLGPEKVMELHHELVIRD, encoded by the coding sequence ATGAAATTTGCATTATTTTTAGCAACTGGTTTTGAAGAAGGTGAAGCCATTATTACAACAGATGTGTTACGTCGTGGCGGAATTACTTTGGAATTAGTTAGTATTATGAAAAAATTAGAAGTTGTGTCAGCTCATAATGTTACTATAACAGCTGATAAATTAATTGAAGATGTTAAATATGAAGATTATGACGGGTTTGTGTTACCTGGTGGTCGTCTTGGGGTTGATAATTTAACAAAAAGCGAAATGTTAAAGGATTGATTATTAAAAGCAAATAGTGATCAAAAAACAATTGCGGCAGTATGTGCAGCACCCCAAATTTTAGGACATTTAGGAATTTTGGATAATAAAGAAGCTACAAGTTATCCAGGATGCACAAAAGGGATGGAAAAAGCAATTTACAATGATGAAATGGCAGCGATTACCGATGGTCATGTTATTACGGGTGCTTCAGTTGGGTCAACAATGAATTTTGCGTTGGCAATTGCTGATCGAGTATTAGGACCAGAAAAAGTGATGGAATTACATCATGAATTAGTTATTCGAGATTAA
- the hpf gene encoding ribosome hibernation-promoting factor, HPF/YfiA family, with product MEYKIRSKNIIITDAMHQHLVDTFNKLLKYQQVNENDLVHVDVEFTKENNVVINTSIDIRGKNNFLKAEVHNSDFYKAIDQALHKIEEQLRKIKGKREDRHNKNQPLGKFYATSIEAEEDQEEEFS from the coding sequence ATGGAATACAAAATTCGTAGCAAAAACATTATTATTACTGATGCAATGCATCAGCATTTAGTAGATACTTTTAATAAATTATTGAAATATCAACAAGTTAATGAAAATGATCTTGTTCATGTTGACGTTGAGTTTACTAAAGAAAACAATGTTGTAATTAATACTTCAATTGATATTAGAGGGAAAAACAATTTTTTAAAAGCAGAAGTTCATAATAGTGATTTTTATAAGGCAATTGACCAAGCTTTACATAAAATTGAAGAACAGTTACGAAAAATTAAAGGCAAAAGAGAAGATCGCCATAATAAAAATCAGCCACTCGGAAAATTTTATGCAACTTCAATTGAAGCAGAAGAGGACCAAGAAGAGGAATTTAGTTAA
- the nadE gene encoding NAD(+) synthase, which produces MKDLNQYLTYLIDWIRTEVTKAHCNGVVVGLSGGIDSAVVGLLAQKAFPEQHLTVVMPCHSDQFDQECANLLINTHQLKHQIVDLSLTYDQLVATLSLPQHQLALSNIKPRLRMTTLYALAQSCNYLVLGTDNADEWHVGYFTKYGDGGVDLVPIIHLLKGEVQQAAHLLGVPVEIIMRPPTAGLWTAQTDEEELGVSYHQLDAYLQGKSVPVTVAKRIQQLHQGSEHKRQLAKTPPVAFSALISALKK; this is translated from the coding sequence ATGAAGGATTTAAACCAATATTTAACATATTTAATTGATTGAATTAGAACAGAAGTAACCAAAGCACATTGCAATGGGGTTGTTGTTGGGCTATCGGGTGGAATTGATTCTGCTGTAGTTGGGTTATTAGCTCAAAAAGCTTTTCCTGAGCAGCATTTAACCGTTGTTATGCCTTGTCATTCTGACCAGTTTGATCAAGAATGTGCAAATTTATTAATTAATACGCATCAATTAAAACATCAAATTGTTGATTTATCATTAACATATGATCAATTAGTGGCAACTTTATCATTACCTCAACACCAATTAGCATTAAGTAATATTAAACCACGTTTACGAATGACAACGTTATATGCTTTAGCACAAAGCTGTAACTACTTAGTGCTAGGAACTGATAATGCCGATGAATGACATGTTGGTTATTTTACGAAATATGGTGATGGCGGGGTTGACTTAGTGCCAATTATTCATTTGTTAAAAGGTGAAGTCCAACAAGCAGCTCATTTATTAGGGGTTCCAGTTGAAATCATTATGCGTCCGCCAACAGCAGGATTATGAACCGCGCAAACAGATGAGGAAGAGTTAGGGGTTAGTTATCACCAGTTAGATGCTTATTTGCAAGGAAAATCAGTGCCAGTAACTGTCGCAAAACGAATTCAACAATTGCACCAAGGTTCTGAACATAAACGTCAATTAGCAAAAACACCACCAGTTGCTTTTAGTGCTTTAATTAGTGCATTAAAAAAGTAA
- the obgE gene encoding GTPase ObgE, with the protein MKFIDVATIKLFAGKGGDGAVAFHRELYVPKGGPSGGDGGNGGSIIFVGEEGMNTLLDLKYQREIKALDGENGTIKNMHGKNAINKYIKVPLGTLIYNNITNEVIGDIVTHQQEIVLAKGGQGGRGNARFANAKNKAPTIFEAGDLGETLEIRCELKVLADVGLVGLPNAGKSTLLAKISKAKPQIADYPFTTLTPQLGVVRDQNNYSFVVADLPGLIAGAAVGKGLGHDFLRHIERCKLIVHVLDMSGNYGTEDVYQNYLNIKTELKDYNYKLELRKEIIVANKMDLETSALNLVKFKEQMPTAEIIEISGLKNHNLTLLINQIGATLATINEDKALWQLDDPTPEQDDYKVYTYSEPFETEIVVDNLGNGVWKVTGTAVQKAYQKTPITTYDNLLLFNKKLQDLKVFEMLRAKGAQPGDVVRIFDYELEWDG; encoded by the coding sequence ATGAAATTTATTGATGTTGCAACAATTAAATTATTTGCAGGTAAAGGCGGTGATGGAGCGGTTGCTTTTCATCGTGAATTATATGTTCCAAAAGGGGGACCATCGGGTGGCGATGGAGGCAATGGTGGAAGCATTATCTTTGTTGGTGAAGAAGGGATGAACACCTTATTGGATTTAAAGTATCAACGAGAAATTAAAGCTCTTGATGGTGAAAACGGGACAATTAAAAATATGCATGGGAAAAATGCTATTAATAAATATATCAAGGTACCATTAGGAACATTAATATATAATAATATAACAAATGAAGTTATTGGTGATATTGTTACTCATCAGCAAGAAATTGTTCTTGCAAAAGGGGGGCAAGGTGGTCGTGGAAATGCTCGTTTTGCAAATGCAAAAAATAAGGCGCCAACCATTTTTGAAGCGGGTGATTTAGGTGAAACATTAGAAATTCGTTGTGAATTAAAAGTTTTGGCTGATGTTGGACTTGTTGGATTACCAAATGCTGGGAAATCAACATTATTAGCTAAAATTTCAAAAGCTAAACCACAAATTGCTGATTATCCCTTTACAACTTTAACACCTCAATTGGGCGTGGTTCGTGACCAAAATAATTATAGTTTTGTTGTTGCAGACTTACCAGGATTAATTGCGGGGGCTGCTGTTGGAAAGGGATTAGGTCATGATTTTTTACGGCATATTGAGCGTTGTAAATTAATTGTTCATGTGTTAGATATGTCCGGAAACTATGGCACAGAAGATGTTTATCAAAATTATTTAAACATTAAGACCGAATTAAAAGATTATAATTATAAATTAGAATTACGAAAAGAAATTATTGTGGCAAATAAAATGGACCTTGAAACTTCGGCACTAAATTTAGTAAAGTTTAAAGAACAGATGCCAACTGCTGAAATTATTGAGATTAGTGGTTTAAAAAATCATAATTTAACATTGCTAATAAATCAAATTGGGGCTACTTTAGCAACGATTAATGAAGATAAGGCTTTATGACAATTAGATGATCCAACACCAGAACAGGATGACTATAAGGTATATACTTATAGTGAACCGTTTGAAACAGAAATAGTTGTTGATAATCTTGGTAATGGTGTTTGAAAAGTAACCGGAACGGCGGTTCAAAAGGCATATCAAAAAACCCCAATTACAACATATGATAATTTATTATTATTCAATAAAAAATTACAAGATTTAAAAGTTTTTGAAATGTTACGAGCAAAAGGAGCACAACCAGGTGATGTTGTTCGAATTTTTGATTACGAATTAGAATGGGATGGATAA
- a CDS encoding DnaJ domain-containing protein translates to MNKNYYKILEISSNAGVEEIKENFRRLAKKYHPDISKEKNAENKFREITEAYEILSNPKSKQEYDDSLFVPSFGNVKHDYFFDFNDKAWLKKRFKKPKKGPLLVGKVILKAADVISLGKANVTLLVEENCKICDGVGFYLENGFECFCTACGGFGRHEEQKTIVVYLPSLSKPKQKVIVHRVGHAGYVGGERGDVRLRLILY, encoded by the coding sequence ATGAATAAGAATTACTATAAGATATTAGAAATATCATCAAATGCTGGTGTTGAAGAAATAAAAGAAAATTTTCGTCGTTTAGCAAAAAAATATCATCCGGATATTTCGAAAGAAAAAAATGCTGAAAACAAGTTTCGTGAAATTACTGAAGCATATGAAATTTTATCAAATCCTAAATCAAAACAAGAATATGATGACAGTTTGTTTGTTCCTTCTTTTGGTAATGTAAAACATGATTATTTTTTTGATTTTAATGATAAAGCTTGATTAAAAAAACGTTTTAAAAAACCAAAAAAAGGACCATTGTTAGTTGGAAAAGTTATTTTAAAGGCAGCTGATGTCATTAGTTTAGGGAAAGCTAATGTTACTTTATTAGTTGAAGAAAATTGTAAAATTTGTGACGGTGTAGGATTCTATCTTGAAAATGGTTTTGAGTGTTTTTGTACGGCTTGTGGTGGTTTTGGCCGCCATGAAGAACAAAAAACCATTGTTGTTTATTTGCCAAGTTTATCAAAACCAAAACAAAAAGTAATTGTTCATCGTGTTGGACATGCGGGTTATGTTGGTGGCGAACGGGGTGATGTCCGTTTAAGGTTAATTCTTTACTAG
- a CDS encoding chromate transporter, which yields MVLNIILYIVICFLVGITTFGGGQVFYVIFNSLFTLILTPTIANELVTVQDWNWGLIFSSVTPGPVSTHLTAYLSILVSKQNIGLSLLVMIISYVVITLPATIIMVSVDKHIAMESKQFRYVAKLLKPAVIAILLYLIIDLIFSIANFNLYGGTGKAGPYSFIAGNWIEIVKVSVYFVVDFSLAVFIFLKYKKVNPLWVILGSGVVGFCIFYFIH from the coding sequence ATGGTATTAAATATTATTCTTTATATTGTTATTTGCTTCTTAGTAGGAATTACCACTTTTGGTGGTGGTCAAGTTTTTTATGTTATTTTTAATTCATTATTTACTTTAATTTTAACCCCAACAATTGCAAATGAATTAGTTACTGTTCAAGATTGAAATTGAGGATTAATTTTTTCATCGGTAACCCCAGGGCCAGTGTCTACGCACTTAACAGCTTATTTATCAATTTTAGTATCAAAACAAAACATTGGGTTATCATTATTAGTAATGATTATTTCTTATGTTGTTATTACGTTACCAGCAACAATTATTATGGTTAGTGTTGATAAGCATATTGCGATGGAAAGTAAACAATTTCGGTATGTTGCAAAATTATTAAAACCGGCTGTCATTGCTATTTTACTTTATTTAATTATTGATTTAATTTTTTCAATTGCTAATTTTAATTTATATGGAGGAACGGGGAAGGCAGGACCATATAGTTTTATTGCAGGTAATTGAATTGAAATTGTTAAGGTAAGTGTTTATTTTGTTGTTGATTTTAGTTTAGCTGTCTTTATTTTTTTAAAGTATAAAAAAGTTAATCCGTTATGAGTAATTTTAGGGTCGGGGGTTGTTGGATTTTGTATTTTTTACTTTATTCATTAA
- a CDS encoding chromate transporter: MKIPSDLQSFAEMVQTKRHQIKTNEQMRKDCYVFEKTKLAVGKEQGWRRKSKNLKKEYQEEVRHYYLNANHFFTEQILEIKTIINLNLMTITSLRKSTTKANKSEVKTQIKTLQDNNKVNYQKLNILQPHLFWTIVLMFIKIAFIGFGGGNAMLPIIFSEIVEKKGWISAEYFDKIVILSNALPGPATIQVPAVIGYQLFGWWGALAASLFANFPLMLLVGALTVILQNALPELYLAYISLAIMPVILALIFVLIVKMFHSSMKEITLFVSLPIMIFWVIFLVAVPAPYNIPAIVVIVMLVISLIIYSCKNKKKGEQK, translated from the coding sequence ATGAAAATTCCATCAGATTTACAATCATTTGCAGAAATGGTTCAAACAAAACGCCATCAAATAAAAACTAATGAACAAATGCGAAAAGATTGTTATGTTTTCGAAAAAACAAAGTTAGCAGTTGGAAAAGAGCAAGGATGACGAAGAAAAAGCAAAAACCTTAAAAAAGAATATCAAGAAGAAGTCCGTCACTATTATTTAAATGCAAATCATTTTTTTACTGAACAAATTTTAGAAATAAAAACAATAATTAACTTAAACCTTATGACAATAACAAGTTTAAGGAAGAGTACGACCAAAGCTAATAAAAGTGAAGTTAAAACACAAATTAAAACATTGCAAGATAATAATAAAGTTAACTATCAAAAGTTAAACATTTTACAACCACATTTATTTTGAACAATTGTTTTGATGTTTATTAAGATTGCTTTTATTGGTTTTGGTGGTGGTAATGCGATGTTGCCAATTATTTTTTCCGAAATTGTGGAAAAGAAAGGGTGAATTAGTGCCGAATATTTTGATAAAATTGTTATTTTATCAAATGCTTTACCAGGACCAGCGACAATTCAAGTTCCTGCTGTGATTGGTTATCAACTTTTTGGATGATGGGGAGCATTAGCAGCTTCTTTATTTGCTAATTTTCCATTAATGTTATTAGTTGGTGCTTTGACTGTTATTTTGCAAAATGCACTTCCCGAATTATATTTAGCATACATATCATTAGCCATTATGCCAGTAATTTTAGCTTTAATTTTTGTTTTGATTGTTAAAATGTTTCATTCTTCGATGAAGGAAATTACATTATTTGTTTCTTTACCGATTATGATTTTTTGAGTTATTTTTTTAGTTGCAGTTCCAGCTCCTTATAATATTCCGGCAATTGTTGTTATTGTGATGTTGGTTATTAGTTTAATTATTTACAGTTGTAAAAATAAGAAAAAAGGAGAACAAAAATAA
- the miaA gene encoding tRNA (adenosine(37)-N6)-dimethylallyltransferase MiaA: MIGEKKVILIVGPTASGKTDLSIKVAQQFMGECVNADATQIFNGLNLATNKITPAEQAGIPHHLLSIIDLNDSYSINTYQEQGRVVLEQLWASNKLPIVVGGSGLYINALLKNYQFANQGRDLAKAKEYEQDSNQVLWERLAAIDPQESTKIHPNNRKRVWRALEYYFQTGTLKSRNDQAHHDWYVEPYIIGLLPDKAELYQHIADRVLSLTERGLFDEVKAAYEYCNYDITKQSMKIIGCPEIVQYLKGEITYEATLAAMVKANKIYAKKQITWFKHQLTNVHWYPFHYSQFEDVCHQIILDLQNSHYLK, translated from the coding sequence TTAATTGGTGAAAAAAAAGTCATTTTAATTGTTGGACCAACTGCAAGTGGTAAAACCGATTTATCAATTAAGGTTGCCCAACAATTTATGGGAGAATGTGTTAATGCTGATGCAACACAAATTTTTAATGGGTTGAATCTTGCAACCAATAAAATAACTCCTGCTGAGCAAGCGGGAATTCCGCATCATTTATTATCAATAATTGATTTAAATGATAGTTATTCCATTAATACTTATCAAGAACAAGGACGAGTTGTTTTAGAGCAACTTTGAGCAAGCAATAAACTACCAATTGTTGTTGGTGGGAGTGGATTATATATTAATGCTTTATTAAAAAATTACCAGTTTGCTAACCAAGGGCGTGATTTAGCAAAAGCAAAAGAATATGAACAGGACTCAAACCAAGTCTTATGGGAAAGATTAGCAGCAATTGATCCGCAAGAAAGTACTAAAATTCATCCCAATAATCGTAAACGAGTTTGACGAGCGTTAGAATATTACTTTCAAACCGGAACTTTAAAATCAAGGAATGACCAAGCGCATCATGACTGGTATGTTGAGCCATATATTATTGGATTATTACCAGATAAAGCAGAACTTTATCAACATATTGCTGATCGTGTTTTAAGTTTAACGGAACGAGGATTATTTGATGAGGTTAAAGCAGCATATGAATATTGTAACTATGATATAACTAAACAAAGCATGAAGATTATTGGTTGTCCAGAAATTGTCCAGTATTTAAAAGGAGAAATTACATATGAAGCAACGTTAGCGGCAATGGTAAAAGCTAATAAAATTTATGCAAAAAAACAAATCACATGATTTAAACATCAATTAACAAATGTTCATTGATATCCATTTCACTATTCACAATTTGAGGATGTTTGTCACCAGATTATCCTTGATTTACAAAATAGTCATTATTTAAAATAG
- the pstB gene encoding phosphate ABC transporter ATP-binding protein PstB produces MNQHQHELLKTPTALPKNVILGIEKFNFYYNFGAKQALFDINLNILKNKVTALIGPSGCGKSTLLRAINRMNDLIEGTKMSGAVMYNNKNIYQYRQNIISLRTKIGMVFQKPNPFPKSIYENIAFGLKSLGIFDKRILDQTVEASLRQAALWDEVKDNLRDSALSLSGGQQQRLCIARAIALKPEILLMDEPTSALDPIATAKIEELISDLKKNFTIIIVTHSLQQAARISDYTAFFWMGQLIEYNKTALLFSHPQETKTEDYITGRFG; encoded by the coding sequence ATAAATCAGCATCAACATGAGTTATTAAAAACACCAACTGCTTTGCCAAAAAATGTAATTTTGGGAATTGAAAAATTTAATTTTTACTATAATTTTGGAGCAAAACAAGCATTATTTGATATTAATTTAAATATTTTAAAAAACAAGGTTACTGCTTTAATTGGTCCTTCAGGCTGTGGAAAATCAACATTACTACGGGCAATTAACCGGATGAATGATCTAATTGAAGGGACAAAAATGAGTGGGGCAGTTATGTATAATAATAAAAACATTTATCAGTATCGCCAAAATATTATTTCATTACGGACTAAAATTGGCATGGTGTTTCAAAAACCAAATCCTTTTCCAAAGTCAATTTATGAAAATATTGCTTTTGGGTTAAAAAGTTTAGGAATTTTTGATAAAAGAATTCTTGACCAAACTGTTGAAGCATCACTACGACAAGCAGCGTTATGAGATGAAGTTAAAGATAACTTACGTGATTCAGCATTGAGTTTATCAGGGGGGCAACAACAACGATTGTGTATTGCTCGTGCTATTGCGTTAAAACCAGAAATTTTATTAATGGATGAACCAACGAGTGCATTAGACCCAATTGCAACAGCCAAAATTGAAGAGTTAATTTCTGATTTAAAAAAGAATTTTACAATTATTATTGTAACTCATTCATTACAACAAGCTGCGCGAATTTCTGATTATACTGCATTTTTTTGAATGGGACAGTTAATTGAATATAATAAAACCGCCTTATTATTTTCCCATCCGCAAGAAACAAAAACAGAAGATTATATTACAGGACGTTTTGGTTAA